One Lutra lutra chromosome 18, mLutLut1.2, whole genome shotgun sequence genomic window carries:
- the STUB1 gene encoding E3 ubiquitin-protein ligase CHIP: MKGKEEKEGGARLGAGGGSPEKSPSAQELKEQGNRLFVGRKYPEAAACYGRAITRNPLVAVYYTNRALCYLKMQQHEQALADCRRALELDGQSVKAHFFLGQCQLEMESYDEAIANLQRAYNLAKEQRLNFGDDIPSALRIAKKKRWNSIEERRIHQENELHSYLTRLIVAERERELEECQRNHEGDEDDGHIRAQQACIEAKHDKYLADMDELFSQVDEKRKKRDIPDYLCGKISFELMREPCITPSGITYDRKDIEEHLQRVGHFDPVTRSPLTQEQLIPNLAMKEVIDAFISENGWVEDY; this comes from the exons ATGAAGggcaaggaggagaaggagggtggCGCGCGGCTGGGCGCCGGCGGCGGAAGCCCCGAAAAGAGCCCGAGCGCGCAGGAGCTCAAGGAGCAGGGCAACCGGCTCTTCGTGGGCCGCAAGTACCCGGAGGCGGCGGCCTGCTACGGCCGCGCCATC ACCCGGAATCCTCTGGTGGCAGTGTACTACACCAACCGGGCATTGTGCTACCTGAAGATGCAGCAGCACGAGCAGGCCCTGGCCGACTGCCGGCGGGCCTTGGAACTGGACGGGCAGTCTGTGAAGGCACACTTCTTCCTGGGGCAATGCCAACTAGAGATGGAGAGCTATGACGAGGCCATCGCCAATCTGCAGCGAG CCTACAACCTGGCCAAGGAGCAGCGGCTCAACTTCGGGGATGACATCCCTAGTGCTCTGCGCATCGCCAAGAAGAAGCGCTGGAACAGCATCGAGGAGCGGCGCATCCACCAGGAGAATGAGCTGCACTCCTACCTCACCCGGCTCATTGTGGCCGAGCGGGAGAG GGAGCTAGAAGAATGCCAGCGGAACCATGAGGGTGATGAGGACGATGGCCACATCCGGGCCCAGCAGGCCTGCATCGAGGCCAAGCAC GACAAGTACTTAGCAGACATGGATGAGCTTTTCTCCCAGGTGGATGAAAAGAGAAAG AAGCGAGATATCCCGGACTACCTGTGTGGCAAGATCAGCTTTGAGCTCATGCGAGAGCCATGCATCACACCCAGCGGCATCACCTACGACCGCAAGGACATCGAGGAGCACCTGCAG CGCGTGGGCCACTTTGACCCTGTCACCCGGAGCCCCCTGACCCAGGAACAGCTCATCCCCAACCTGGCCATGAAAGAGGTCATTGATGCGTTCATCTCCGAGAACGGCTGGGTGGAGGACTACTGA